One genomic segment of Brassica napus cultivar Da-Ae chromosome A3, Da-Ae, whole genome shotgun sequence includes these proteins:
- the LOC111212566 gene encoding pentatricopeptide repeat-containing protein At5g56310-like: MWRRITAQSFIPCQLHIRRSSTLSDINRFLSSLKTQGTNLKTLKQAHCSMIITGLHKDNLIVAKLIEACSNAGHLPYAYSVFTHQPFPNTYLHNTMIRALSLVDEPNAHSVAVLVYRKFWSLCPKPDTFTFPFALKIAVRLSDVWFGRQVHSQTVVSGFDSSVHVVTSLIQMYCSSGGLRDARKVFDEMPVRDVTVWNALLAGCGKVGEVDEARRLLEMMPCWVRNVVSWTCVISAYAKKGRATEAIEVFQRMVMENVEPDEVTLLAALSACADLGSLELGERICSYVDHRRMERGVSLNNALIDMYAKSGNIAKALEVFERVSERNVVTWTTIITGLATHGLGGEALTMFNRMVKAGVQPNSVTFIAVLSACSHVGLVDLGKRLFTSMRLEYGIEPNIEHFGCLIDLLGRAGKLKEAEEVSKTMPFEANAAIWGSLLAASNVHHDVELGERALNQLIKLEPSNSGNYMLLANLYADLGKWEESRMMRKMMKGIGVKKMAGESSIVVENRVYRFISGDFSHPHAVKIHELLQEINLQIQSNEI; this comes from the coding sequence ATGTGGCGACGAATCACTGCACAGAGCTTTATCCCATGTCAGCTACATATTCGCCGAAGTTCCACTCTATCGGACATAAACCGGTTCCTTTCCTCTCTAAAAACCCAAGGAaccaacctcaaaacattaaaGCAAGCTCATTGTTCCATGATTATAACTGGTTTGCACAAAGACAACCTCATCGTTGCCAAACTCATCGAGGCGTGTTCCAATGCTGGACATCTCCCATACGCTTACTCTGTATTCACCCACCAGCCATTTCCCAACACTTATCTCCACAACACCATGATCAGAGCTCTGTCTCTCGTCGACGAACCCAACGCGCACTCAGTGGCGGTTCTGGTTTACAGAAAGTTCTGGTCTTTATGTCCGAAGCCCGACACGTTTACTTTCCCTTTTGCGTTGAAAATTGCTGTTCGGTTATCTGATGTTTGGTTTGGGAGACAGGTTCATTCCCAGACAGTGGTTTCTGGGTTTGATTCAAGTGTCCATGTTGTTACAAGTTTGATTCAAATGTACTGTTCAAGCGGCGGGTTGAGAGATGCACgtaaggtgttcgatgaaatgcctgttAGAGACGTGACTGTTTGGAACGCGTTATTAGCTGGGTGTGGAAAAGTGGGTGAGGTGGATGAAGCGAGGAGGTTGCTGGAGATGATGCCTTGTTGGGTAAGAAATGTTGTTTCTTGGACTTGTGTGATCTCGGCTTACGCGAAGAAGGGACGAGCTACTGAAGCTATTGAAGTGTTTCAGAGAATGGTGATGGAGAATGTTGAGCCTGATGAAGTTACGCTTTTGGCAGCACTCTCAGCTTGTGCTGATCTCGGCTCGCTCGAATTGGGAGAAAGAATATGTAGCTACGTTGATCACCGAAGGATGGAGAGAGGTGTTTCGTTGAACAACGCACTCATTGATATGTATGCGAAGTCAGGGAATATAGCAAAGGCGTTGGAGGTGTTTGAGAGGGTTAGTGAGAGAAACGTGGTTACTTGGACGACTATCATTACAGGACTGGCTACACACGGGCTTGGAGGTGAAGCCTTAACGATGTTTAACCGTATGGTTAAAGCAGGCGTGCAACCAAACAGTGTTACTTTCATTGCTGTTCTTTCAGCTTGCAGCCATGTCGGTTTGGTTGATCTTGGAAAACGTTTGTTTACCTCAATGAGATTAGAGTACGGGATTGAACCCAACATTGAGCATTTTGGATGCTTGATCGATTTGCTAGGACGAGCAGGTAAGCTCAAAGAAGCCGAAGAAGTTTCTAAAACCATGCCCTTTGAAGCTAATGCTGCAATATGGGGATCTCTTCTTGCTGCTTCGAATGTTCATCATGATGTTGAGCTTGGAGAAAGAGCTTTGAATCAGCTGATTAAGTTGGAACCGAGTAACAGCGGTAACTATATGCTTTTAGCCAATTTGTACGCTGATTTAGGAAAGTGGGAGGAGTCGAggatgatgaggaagatgatgaaagGGATTGGTGTGAAGAAGATGGCTGGTGAAAGCTCTATTGTAGTTGAAAACAGAGTATATAGATTTATCTCTGGTGATTTTTCACATCCTCATGCTGTAAAGATTCATGAACTTCTACAAGAGATTAATTTGCAAATACAGAGCAATGAAATTTGA